A region from the Halosolutus gelatinilyticus genome encodes:
- the priS gene encoding DNA primase small subunit PriS, protein MEERTRAYLRGRFRDHYRRTELTPPPAANEREWGFIPWTDGPGTTMVRHRSLLELGELSEFLVRKRPRHVYFSAGRFRDPGASSMGEKDWQSADLVFDLDADHLPNVTLGEDSYAEMLATCKDALFRLLDFLEDDFGFDDLEIVFSGGRGYHVHVRDENVLHLDREHRREIVDYVRGIGLNFDELIETETVAGLGRRTPTERRTLRIDGGWGGRIHDHFMAFVDDLLEMDEDDALARLQEFDGIGDGKAQATLNAARNNREGLEAGNVTVHTAVAQLAERFAAKAVDRDNAPIDEPVTTDTNRLIRLPGSLHGGSGLETVRLDRDEIDDFEPLVDAVPDTFKGHEITVDVSRGGEVELGGNSFTVAEGEQSLPEYVAVFLMARGRAEKEKE, encoded by the coding sequence ATGGAGGAGCGAACGAGGGCCTATCTTCGGGGGCGATTTCGGGACCACTACCGGCGGACGGAGCTGACGCCGCCGCCCGCGGCCAACGAACGCGAGTGGGGCTTCATCCCCTGGACGGACGGGCCAGGGACGACGATGGTACGGCACCGATCGTTGCTGGAGCTCGGCGAACTCTCCGAATTTCTCGTCCGCAAGCGTCCGCGACACGTCTACTTCTCCGCGGGGCGATTTCGCGATCCCGGTGCGAGTTCGATGGGCGAAAAGGACTGGCAGTCCGCGGACCTTGTCTTCGACCTCGATGCCGACCACCTCCCGAACGTCACCCTCGGCGAGGACTCCTACGCGGAGATGCTCGCCACCTGCAAGGACGCTCTGTTCCGACTGCTCGACTTCCTCGAAGATGACTTCGGCTTCGATGACCTGGAGATCGTCTTCTCGGGCGGGCGGGGCTACCACGTGCACGTTCGCGACGAGAACGTCCTGCACCTCGATCGCGAGCACCGCCGCGAGATCGTCGACTACGTCCGCGGGATCGGCCTGAACTTCGACGAACTGATCGAAACGGAGACGGTCGCGGGGCTCGGACGGCGGACGCCCACCGAACGGCGAACGCTCCGGATCGACGGGGGCTGGGGCGGGCGGATCCACGACCACTTCATGGCCTTCGTCGACGATCTCCTCGAGATGGACGAGGACGACGCCCTTGCGCGCCTCCAGGAGTTCGACGGCATCGGCGACGGGAAGGCGCAGGCGACCCTGAACGCCGCCCGGAACAACCGCGAGGGACTCGAGGCTGGCAACGTCACCGTCCACACCGCGGTCGCCCAACTCGCCGAGCGCTTCGCCGCGAAAGCCGTCGACCGCGACAACGCGCCGATCGACGAGCCTGTCACCACCGACACGAACCGGCTCATCCGGCTGCCGGGCAGCCTCCACGGCGGGAGCGGCCTCGAGACGGTGCGGCTCGATCGCGACGAGATCGACGACTTCGAGCCGCTGGTGGACGCGGTTCCGGACACCTTCAAGGGGCACGAAATCACCGTCGACGTGAGCCGAGGCGGCGAGGTCGAACTCGGGGGGAATAGTTTTACAGTCGCGGAGGGTGAACAGTCACTACCGGAGTACGTTGCCGTGTTTCTCATGGCGCGCGGCAGGGCCGAAAAGGAGAAAGAATGA